A genome region from Hevea brasiliensis isolate MT/VB/25A 57/8 chromosome 7, ASM3005281v1, whole genome shotgun sequence includes the following:
- the LOC131181402 gene encoding uncharacterized protein LOC131181402 produces MVDKGNTIGSTTSSRRTDPGWAHIIEVSENNTNDLQCMYCMKVYKGRVNRIKKHLTGGCKNIVRYSKYPKDVRNQMQEFIIKKREQKSVMNMKRPPEFDDVEVLGIDENQEEEELMQEISSRKRRQTINVSGTVDASDESKTVALLASLIEKELMEIDPKKIVQVVIDNVSNNVAASKIFI; encoded by the exons ATGGTTGATAAGGGTAATACAATTGGATCTACTACTAGCAGTAGAAGAACGGACCCAGGATGGGCACATATAATTGAAGTTAGTGAAAATAATACCAATGATCTTCAATGCATGTACTGTATGAAAGTTTATAAAGGGAGAGTTAATAGAATCAAGAAACACCTTACTGGAGGTTGCAAAAATATAGTTCGGTATTCAAAATATCCAAAAGATGTAAGAAATCAAATGCAAGAATTCATTATTAAAAAAAGAGAGCAGAAATCAGTTATGAATATGAAAAGACCacctgaatttgatgatgttgaagtaCTGGGAATTGATGAAAATCAGGAAGAGGAAGAGTTGATGCAAGAAATTAGTAGTAGAAAACGAAGGCAAACAATCAATGTTAGTGGCACTG TTGATGCAAGTGATGAATCAAAGACAGTAGCATTGTTGGCTAGTTTGATTGAGAAAGAATTGATGGAAATTGATCCTAAAAAAATAGTTCAAGTGGTTATAGATAATGTATCAAATAATGTTGCAGcaagtaaaatttttatttaa